tttcagcctaaattaggaattatttttcactttttagtttgatgtactttaaaagcgtgtttttttagtttttttaactattatttattttattgtctaAAACTGAAGTTCGTATACTCAATcgatattgataaaaaaagaGTTTTACGGTTTAATGGTAACTTCCGTTGGTTTTTCTCctttaataaacacatttcAGTTAGCTACAGTAATCACAAATACGCTCCAGTTTCTGATAAGCAAGTAACATGAGGAAGCTGCTATTTCTCGcacttttattttgtaagttctaatgttaaaaaaaaacgaacgctacgaaatatttatttccaattgAACTAACTTAACCTTAAAATTACAGATGACGTTATAGATGCGAATAGAATAAACTATGATTACGACGACATAGACAATAGTAAACGACATTCATTCATAGACGATAGACGAAATTGGAGAAAGAAAGCacttttaaaatcatttgacCAAGATCACAAGGACTGGGATGAAAGGCGAAGATATGAAGAAAGTCCTAGATATCTAGATGATACAGACGATAAGGCCGGATTAAACAGAAAGGAATATGATAGTTTTGGTTATGGAATTGGTAAACAAATAGAGGATACAGATAAAGCAAGATATAGAAGTACTGAAATTGGTCACTTACaaacgtaatatatttttttttactattatttaagactaaattcataaaaatattaatgaaatcaCGTTGACAGAGACAAGGAGATAGAGAGGAAGCCCTATTCAATGAATTGTGAGAGACCTCACGAACGgtgagtaatttatttatttattataaaagtcggttaattcaagtaaattttcttttttaaaaagaagGACGTCggtctttttattttattttatggatTGGATTGGatcatattaaaaatctctttcagcttacaatttaaacgttaactttacatttattacttacttttatCCCAAACTAGTGTTGTAACACATTAGACAGTCACAACCTAATCATAcacatagaaaatatatacagataCGAGGCATGTTTTTCTGGTTGCGCTGCTATAACCTGTGACAACCCACGAGAAAGACTCCGGCCCTGCTATCCGTTCTGCGAGTCCGGATGTATCTGTACACAACCATATGTACGCGATGATAGAACTCACAAATGCGTCCTACCTGAGGACTGCACTAAGTACGTAACATGTTCAGAATTGGTACATTTCCGttgtatgtaaaattatattctatttttacacgctttattatagcttcacctgtatgtatgtatgtaaccgactccttcggactcgattttgacccactttaaacggacagatttaattcaaactttgtacacttataaagaatcagcgacaatataataatttcataggtttatctcgaaaaaacaatgaatttttttttaagtccacaaagcaatacgattaaattgagacaacacgtattgctgctaggactaaaaagtggaaaataaagatagtttaaaaaactataaaacacgcttttaaagcacatcacagcgtggggcgctctgtgccatatttttcgtctatcgagcaacccacgctttttcaaaataaaaccagtattttttgttcattaccattttcagcctaaattaggaattatttttcactgtttagtttgatgtgagcgtgttttatagttttttttaactatatttattaaaccaCCATTACGAGATTTAACTCAGAATAATAATAGCTATCAGACGAACTCTTACATTTTGATTCTGTGTCGGAAATTTCAATAATGATTACTATTGCTAATTTTTTCGATGCCATCCCTCAAATGCGTGTTTATCGACCTTCAACTCGAAGTAATGATagctgtttttaatataaaatctggGTATCACGTGAAaatgttctttaataataatgttttttttttcaggggCTTGAAAGGCATACCAGACTTGGGTGATgatgtgtaaaaataaaaaataagagatcaaaaaaatacgttttatttatagtgAATAGTACTTGATAGCATAGTAAAAAATGTAGTTTCCATTCAAAACCACTcagaaaaattgttttttactgCAGCTGTACTGAAACTATTGTTTAGTAATCTGCAACAAGTAACAAAACTTTCATTGTGCACGTCACTCGACCATGTTGACGGGCTCACAAGCCGTATTCGATattcaacatttttaattctattttgaatttgtCTTTTGCATATAATGTCAAAGAAAAGAggatttagtttattatttttgtggtTAAACTATGTAACGTGTGAAGGTCAATATGGTAAGTACAAAGTGTAGAttatttgacttagggtccgtttcacaatgtatggatacagtaccaaatagctatgcaacacatacattatttgtaagataaattgtgctatttgacacttcatcggactcataacttatgatggactttataaCGAATAGAGctatctgccctgcgattctgtaactcacttttcgaactcacacagtggttttgacagtcgtgaaacgcaacaatagtgtttatcctaccaataagtaataaacagctaatttggaacttatgtagaacttatccgtacattgtgaaacagacccttaatgtCCTATAATAGAGGACATCCACAAACAGAAGCCAGGTTTGACTGGGACGGCCACGCCTCCGCTTGCGAGTTCCAATCAAGGGCCTGCTTGGGGATATAATTGGAATCTCCTCAGAGt
The nucleotide sequence above comes from Pieris napi chromosome 22, ilPieNapi1.2, whole genome shotgun sequence. Encoded proteins:
- the LOC125061035 gene encoding uncharacterized protein LOC125061035; the encoded protein is MDDVIDANRINYDYDDIDNSKRHSFIDDRRNWRKKALLKSFDQDHKDWDERRRYEESPRYLDDTDDKAGLNRKEYDSFGYGIGKQIEDTDKARYRSTEIGHLQTDKEIERKPYSMNCERPHERYEACFSGCAAITCDNPRERLRPCYPFCESGCICTQPYVRDDRTHKCVLPEDCTKGLKGIPDLGDDV